The Amaranthus tricolor cultivar Red isolate AtriRed21 chromosome 6, ASM2621246v1, whole genome shotgun sequence genome has a segment encoding these proteins:
- the LOC130814740 gene encoding serine/threonine-protein kinase OXI1-like: MVLALENLHKQGIVYRDLKPDNMLIQENGHLMLVDFDLSTKLVPKSPKSRSSFESIKKSESERKITQLPRFLTLSKCTKSVSSTEYSMKSSKTWDDSGNSFESDSVGKSNSFVGTEEYVAPEIIQGNGHDFARIHLTTK; encoded by the coding sequence ATGGTGTTAGCATTGGAAAATCTACACAAACAAGGGATTGTTTACAGAGATTTGAAACCAGACAATATGTTAATTCAAGAAAATGGGCACTTAATGTTAGTAGATTTTGATCTATCAACAAAACTCGTTCCAAAATCGCCCAAATCTCGGTCgagttttgaatcaattaagaAGTCCGAGTCAGAAAGGAAGATAACTCAGTTACCCAGATTTTTAACCCTCTCTAAATGCACTAAATCAGTGAGTTCAACAGAATACTCAATGAAATCCAGTAAAACATGGGACGATTCAGGAAACTCGTTCGAGTCAGACTCAGTGGGGAAATCAAACTCATTTGTTGGAACAGAAGAGTACGTGGCACCAGAGATCATCCAAGGCAACGGTCACGATTTCGCcagaatacaccttactacaaaATGA
- the LOC130814738 gene encoding uncharacterized protein LOC130814738, with protein MEPETVLNLFDFYWFDHDLFNKKHPMNNKFPEMSKSNPEIPSLPIIHTKTIIINPNSPQKLVTESSVSPNSVLFTPKLQTIFSGKIPEELEACSMTEMKNTHKKLTSKTTSSLKGSKCSGIASRRKKKGLSKSLSDLEFEELKGFMDLGFIFSEEDKNSNLAYIIPGLQRLGKNDDKIHENSDNKDEILVDESGSSSSISRPYLSESWEEMKKKRKESSLFNPRVPDPNSHVQMKNYLKFWAHTVASTVR; from the coding sequence ATGGAACCTGAAACTGTCCTAAATCTCTTTGATTTTTACTGGTTTGACCATGATCTATTCAACAAAAAACACCCCATGAACAATAAATTCCCAGAAATGTCAAAATCAAACCCAGAAATCCCATCTCTACCAATAATTCATACCAAAACCATAATAATTAACCCAAATTCACCTCAAAAACTAGTAACTGAATCCTCTGTATCTCCAAATTCTGTTCTTTTTACACCAAAACTCCAAACTATATTTTCTGGGAAAATACCAGAAGAGCTTGAAGCTTGTTCAATGACAGAAATGAAAAACACCCataaaaaattaacatcaaAAACTACTTCCTCTTTAAAGGGGAGTAAATGTTCAGGAATTGCTTctagaaggaaaaagaagggTTTAAGTAAGAGTTTATCAGATCTTGAGTTCGAAGAACTTAAAGGGTTTATGGATTTGGGTTTTATTTTCTCTGAAGAAGATAAAAATTCAAACTTGGCTTATATCATTCCTGGGTTACAGAGATTGGgaaaaaatgatgataaaatACATGAAAATAGTGATAATAAAGATGAAATATTGGTTGATGAATCTGGTTCTAGTTCATCAATTTCAAGGCCTTACCTTTCGGAATCATGGgaagaaatgaaaaagaaaagaaaagagagtAGTTTGTTTAATCCAAGAGTTCCTGATCCTAATAGTCATGTTCAAATGAAGAATTATCTCAAATTTTGGGCGCATACCGTTGCTTCTACTGTTCGCTGA